The Microlunatus antarcticus DNA segment CACGAGGACCACGGCCACGAATGGCAAGTACACAACTGTGCTGTCGACCGCGACTTGCAGTCGGATCAGTGTCTACCGGACGTCGACGGGGAAGAAGGTCTGGCGCAAGGCGTTCTTCGAGGTGAGCAGCATCGTCTCGGACGGCACGTTCGTCTACGCCTACACCGAGGACGTCAACGGCAACAACAACATCGAGGCCCGAAGGATCAGCAACGGCAAGCGGCAGTGGCGCCACCGAGCGTCCTCCAGCCCACGCAACCTTGTGGTCGGGTCGGGCGTCGTCGTCAACGGCTCCCAGGTTCTCGATGCCAAGAGCGGGAAGCTGAAGTACTACCTTCCCGAGCCCACCGGCGAGACGAGCAACGACCCATACACCCTCGTGGTGGGCGGCCGCCTGTACCGCAACACCAACGCAGAGGTCGGCGCGTGGTCGGCCAAGGGCACGTTGCTCTGGCTCTACACCAAGACCGGCGAGCACTTCGAGGGCCCGGGCGAAGGAGAGTCTCTTGTGCAGTACCACGCCGGCAGGATCTACGTCCGTGAGGCCACTGCCGACGAAAAGCCCACCCTCGTCCTGGACGCCGCCACCGGGGTGAAGCTGGGCGAGTTGCCGTTCACAGCGCAGCCGCTGGCCTTTGACGGCCCCGTCGCAATCTTCACGCAGAAGCACTGGCCCGACAACGACCGGGTGAGCGTGCAAGCCGTAGATCTCGACGACTCACACGTGTACTGGACCAAGACCTACGTTGCGCAAAACCCAGAGGGACGGATGAGCCTGTTGACGCCGCCAGTTATCGAGAACGGCTTGGTGTGGTTCAACCTGGACGATCCCGCCGGTGACCGCTCGATACTGGTCGCACTCGACGAGGTGACCGGCCAGCAGGAAAGCTCGACCTCGCTGGCCTGCCGTCTCAGGGGTCACCACTCCGACGGCGCTGCGTTCGGCACGCTTGGCGTCGCGCAGCACCGCCTGTTCGTCCCTAGTACCTGTGGCTTACAGACCTTCAAGGCGAGGTGATCGGCCTTCTAGCGAGCAACATCCGACGACTTTGAGCAAGTCCAGGGACATGGGCCGCGGCCAACGGCAACAGCTGAGCGCCGATCGTCTCGTGGGCCGACCGTCGTGCGGAGCCCGCAAGCCGACCGGCTTGCGGGCGGGTAGCAGACCGCGGCCGCGTTCTCACAAGACGCGCTCAGCCCGCGTCTAACGCGAAGTTGCGGACGGGCAGCAGGGACTTCGCTGGCGAGGCACCATGATCAGCGTGCGCCGACGCGAGTTCACGGCATCAGAGCTGTCTCGGCTTGGCGACATCGTCGGGCAACGGCCCGCGCGCCTGGCGGCTCATGTGAGTAACGGTCCTTGGTATGGGTTTAACGGCATCCAGGTCCTGGTGCTGACGGACAGGCGGCTTGTCGCGTCCAGCAGGGCTGGGCTCTACTTCCCGATCGCGTCATCGACAAGTACCTACTCAGCGACATCAGCGAAGCGCGTTGGACCGCAGTCACGCCGGGCGGGCGGGCAGGATCTCCTTCAAGGTCGCCGGCGCGCGCCACTCCTACGCGTCGAAGTGGCAGGAGGCAGCCGACTTGGCGCTCGCACTCGAGCGGCTCGTCTCGCCAGCTGACCGCCGCCGATGAGGACACTCGTGCGAACACTTGCAAGCTCACCGCGGCCTACCCCGAGCCGCGGTTCTCGCGGTCCGGTCGGTCCCGCAGATAATGGTCAGTACGTGCCGGGCGGAGGTAGCTCCCCCATCAAGGCGACGTCGTGGGTCGTCGTCGGACCCGCACAGATCCAGACCGAACTGCAGTGCCAGATCGGCCGATCGTGTTTGGAGCAGGACATCCACTCGACATCCCAGAGGCGGAGAACCTCTAAGAACTCGTCCGCGACGGTCTCAGCTGCCTCGTCGTCCAGAGCGGTCTTCAGGAACTGCGGCCCCCAGGTGTGCGGCGGCCAAGCATCCTCATCGACGACCTCGCCAAGGAGAACCTCCTCGCGAAGGTCATCGAACCTCACGGTCATGACATACGAGTCATCGACGTCCACTTCCCAGCTTCCGCCGAGCGACCGGCCTGCGTCACGTTCGACGGCACTCGCCCAGCGTTTAAGCGTGACCAGGTCTCGTTGCATCGGCCAATTGTCCGGCTTACTAGCCGCCCGGAACATCGACTTTCGTGAACGCCCGGTCTGCTCCGTAAGCCTTCCGTCCTGCGGGCGTCGCTCGTCGCCGCAAGCCGACCGTCGAGCGAAGCACGCAAGACGATCGTGTCGGAACTTCCTATGGCTTAAACGTTGGGCGGGCGCCTTGCGCGAGCACGTCGGTCAGTGCCTGGCAGCAAGGGTTCTTGGCGCGTACGCGAGGCACCAACTTCCAGCGACGGGCGATACCGTCTTGGTGTGTTCCGTGAAGCGCGGTCAGGAGATCTCGCGGCGATCGCCAGGCTCTACGGCCAGCTCAACCCAGACGACCCGCCCGTCGTCGACCGTGCCTTGTTCGCTACGATATTGACCGTCAATGGACTGCGCCTGTTCGTGCTCGAGCGGCGCAGTGAGGTGGTCGCGACCACCTACTTGAACATCATCCCCAACCTGACCCGTGGTGGGCGTCCTTACGCCGTCACCGAGAACGTGGTGGTCGAGGAGTCCTACCGGGGCGTGGGTCTGGGGAAGGCCGTGATGGCCGGCACCTTGCACGCCGCTTGGGAAGCCGGTGCGTACAAGGCGATGCTCATGACGGGCTCGAGCAGGGCGAGCACCCACGCCTTCTACCGCGCTTGTGGATTCGTCGGCGACGTCAAGACGGCCTACTTTGCCCGCCCTGGCCTCCCTGGCCCGCACTGAGATGGCTACAGCTCAGACGGAGCTGCGGCGCGCGAGGTGAAGGGCAACAAGACGGCTGCGCAGACGTTCAACACGAGGGCGGTGAAGAACAGCTCGGGCAGCCCGGCCGGTCGATCGGCCAGGGCCGCTCCGAGGAGGCCGGCAGAGGCGATGGTCAGGCTCTGGGCGGCGAAGAAGACGGAGGCGGCGAAGCCGGCGCCGTTGGGGTGCAGGCGCTGCGCGTAGCTCACGCCAAGGCCGAGCAGCACAGCGATGAAGCAGGCGTTGCAGAACTGCCCGACGAGGAGACCGACGAAGCTGGAGCTGGTGGCGAACGCAGCGAACCCGCCAGCCCCTAGGAGCAGCCCGCCAAGAAGCACCCGCTTCAGTCCGAACCGGTCGGCGAGCGCACCCGCCGCTGGCATCGCCACCAGCTCGACCACCGGTGCCACCGAGACCAGGACTCCGAAGAACCAAAGAGGAATCCCCAAGCGGTCCACGGCAAGGATTGGCAGATAGGTGAGCCGCAAGGATTCGCCGGTCAGGGCCAGGAAGCAGACCACCGCGAAGAGCCACAGCGGCCTCGACCCCCACGACCCACGCTCCCGCCCCCCAGCCTGGGTACTCGTGCTGGCACCCGTTTCCGCGTTCGTCTGGGCGTTAGAGCTGGCCCACGCGCTCCCCTTCTCGACTTGGCGCAGCTGAAGAAGCGGAATCAGCGGGAGCAGCACGAAGACGCCGGACACCGCGAGGGCCGTGCGATAGCCGAGCCCCGCCGCGAGCAGGCTGCCAAGGACCGGGCCGACGGCCCAGCCGAGCGAGTAACCGGTTCGGACGGTGCTCGTGACCGTGGCCTGTCGTGGCTCTCCCTCGCGCTCGAGGAGCTCTCGGAGCAGGGCGAACACCTGTGCCGCGGAAATTCCGGCGAAAGCCCCGAACGCGATCCCCACGACGACAGCGACTCCGAACGTCGGAGCCAGGCCCATCGCGACGCGGCCGAGGGCGAGCCAGGCGCCGACCACGACCAGCAGCCGCAGCCGGCTGCTGAGCCGGTCTGAGAACCTTCCGACCAGGATTCCCACGAGCGGCGAGGCCAGCGAGGTCAGTGCGAACAGCCCGACCACGCCCTCGCTGACTCGCAACGTCTGCACGAGGTACAGCGACATCAACGGCACGTAGGACGAGACCGAAATTCCTGACAGCACCAGGCTGATCAGGATTCCCCGGTATCCGCGATGCGACCAGACACGGGCCAAGCTTCGCTTTGAGACTGCCCTCTGACCGGGGGTCACCAGCGGACTCCGCGGCCGTACCGCTGAGGGACCACTTCACGTCGCCGAACCCGCCGCGGCCCGACCTTCACGTTCTCGTCCAGCGAGTCCGAGCCATCGCGATCGCACCTATGGCGCACATCTGCACCGTAGGGCAAGACCTAACTGTCGAGGCTGATGTTCAACCGGGGCTGTGTCCCTCGATGGACGCGCACGTGTCGGACCCCGAGGAACGAGGCCAGGGCCCCGTCCGAGGCGTCGGAGTCGCCGACAACGGCCACCGGCTCGGAGCCGGTCCGCGCCAGACGTTCCGCCACCTGCGCTCCGAACTTGGCATCGGACTTCTCCGCCCCCACCTCGCCCGACACCACCACCTCACCGAAGTACGGCTTCAGCCCGGCAAGGTCGAGCTTGCGACGTTGCAGCCACGAAGACCCGTTCGTCACGCACCACAGGTCATGTACCGAAGCCCAGTCGGCCAAGCCTTCGCGAACCCACCCGAACGGGCGGACCAGCTCCTCACGAGCCTGCCGAAAGACGGCCTCGGCCGGAGCCGCGTCGCTCTCGTGCAGCAGCCGCCGCCACACCCGGGACTGGTACGCCCGACCGGCCGCCCGAGCTTCCGGATCGGCGAGCGCGGCGTCGAAGTCCGTCCACAGCGCCTCCCACGAGCTCACTCCCAATAGCCCTGGGACCAACCGCAGCCCGGTGGCGCGCCACTCCTCACGCACGACCGGCCACACCCGAATCTCGGTAGGAGACAGGGCTGGGAGCTCCCCGAACGTCGC contains these protein-coding regions:
- a CDS encoding outer membrane protein assembly factor BamB family protein; amino-acid sequence: TRTTATNGKYTTVLSTATCSRISVYRTSTGKKVWRKAFFEVSSIVSDGTFVYAYTEDVNGNNNIEARRISNGKRQWRHRASSSPRNLVVGSGVVVNGSQVLDAKSGKLKYYLPEPTGETSNDPYTLVVGGRLYRNTNAEVGAWSAKGTLLWLYTKTGEHFEGPGEGESLVQYHAGRIYVREATADEKPTLVLDAATGVKLGELPFTAQPLAFDGPVAIFTQKHWPDNDRVSVQAVDLDDSHVYWTKTYVAQNPEGRMSLLTPPVIENGLVWFNLDDPAGDRSILVALDEVTGQQESSTSLACRLRGHHSDGAAFGTLGVAQHRLFVPSTCGLQTFKAR
- a CDS encoding HAD family hydrolase translates to MTLAYRSGVGVLLVDLDDTLIPDGAARDSAMMSTLATFGELPALSPTEIRVWPVVREEWRATGLRLVPGLLGVSSWEALWTDFDAALADPEARAAGRAYQSRVWRRLLHESDAAPAEAVFRQAREELVRPFGWVREGLADWASVHDLWCVTNGSSWLQRRKLDLAGLKPYFGEVVVSGEVGAEKSDAKFGAQVAERLARTGSEPVAVVGDSDASDGALASFLGVRHVRVHRGTQPRLNISLDS
- a CDS encoding MFS transporter encodes the protein MARVWSHRGYRGILISLVLSGISVSSYVPLMSLYLVQTLRVSEGVVGLFALTSLASPLVGILVGRFSDRLSSRLRLLVVVGAWLALGRVAMGLAPTFGVAVVVGIAFGAFAGISAAQVFALLRELLEREGEPRQATVTSTVRTGYSLGWAVGPVLGSLLAAGLGYRTALAVSGVFVLLPLIPLLQLRQVEKGSAWASSNAQTNAETGASTSTQAGGRERGSWGSRPLWLFAVVCFLALTGESLRLTYLPILAVDRLGIPLWFFGVLVSVAPVVELVAMPAAGALADRFGLKRVLLGGLLLGAGGFAAFATSSSFVGLLVGQFCNACFIAVLLGLGVSYAQRLHPNGAGFAASVFFAAQSLTIASAGLLGAALADRPAGLPELFFTALVLNVCAAVLLPFTSRAAAPSEL
- a CDS encoding GNAT family N-acetyltransferase produces the protein MFREARSGDLAAIARLYGQLNPDDPPVVDRALFATILTVNGLRLFVLERRSEVVATTYLNIIPNLTRGGRPYAVTENVVVEESYRGVGLGKAVMAGTLHAAWEAGAYKAMLMTGSSRASTHAFYRACGFVGDVKTAYFARPGLPGPH